Below is a genomic region from Caldisericum sp..
ACAGAAACCGCAAAGTTGCTTTTAAAGAAGTTTAAGGAAAAAGGGTCGTAGCATATTGAGAATTGCTTTATTCCCTGTTTATTTCTAACTCCTCTCTCATTGTGAAAAAGCCTATAGCCACGTATACAGCCGCTATTAATGAAAGAATTGCTCCAACCAAAATTACAAGCAAATACGCACCATAGAGCATAAATGTCCCTGCTTTAACAAAATAATCATTTTCTAAAACTTCACCTGTCCGTTTAAGGCTTTTACTTAAAAAGTACATTGAAGCAATAATAACTGCAATCGCAAAAATTCCTATTGTCGCAATTACTATTCCTGACATATGTTTAAGACTATTAGCAAATACTATCGCAGCAACCCCAATTGCGACTGCT
It encodes:
- a CDS encoding DUF996 domain-containing protein, translated to MEKINLRKAKILGEIGIMLSFLSTAVSLSFQRFQWAPQNLPYNYGGYGSLMLNVSLSLTSTLSMVLLLLAFYEISKRTQERAIFSNYLTSLLIGLIGAVAIGVAAIVFANSLKHMSGIVIATIGIFAIAVIIASMYFLSKSLKRTGEVLENDYFVKAGTFMLYGAYLLVILVGAILSLIAAVYVAIGFFTMREELEINRE